CTATAACATCCTCTACTACTGTATCAACAATATCCTCAATACCTATAAACTCTTTTTCAGGATTTTAAGCCGAAATGGTCCTAGAACATATACAACCTAATGATCATGGCATAGTTATCGATATAGTCTTACTGATTTATATCACATTTCTTATAATTGGATTCCAACTGGGTATTGAGTATTTCTATTATTTCTAAAACTTTCTTACTTAATGCCTCTACAACATGATTGGGTATAATTACATTTTTCTCCCAAAGCGTTTGTACAACATTTATAAGCTTATCTATATTGAGCCTATTTATTATACTAAACATTGTTCTGATCTTTCCAATAGTACTATGTATCTCTTGTTTGTTGACATGTATGTAGTCTATACCTTTGCTTGTAAGTTCATACACCCTTTTCCTACCTTCGCTGTATGAGATCAAGAAACCCTCTTTTTCAAGTTCATGAAGAGTTGGATAGAGTATCCCATTGCTCGGAACATATTTTAAATTGAATAATTTAGCTA
This sequence is a window from Ignisphaera sp.. Protein-coding genes within it:
- a CDS encoding PadR family transcriptional regulator codes for the protein MFDSITLVKIRGALKYIVLYSIFELGRAHGYELRQYIAKLFNLKYVPSNGILYPTLHELEKEGFLISYSEGRKRVYELTSKGIDYIHVNKQEIHSTIGKIRTMFSIINRLNIDKLINVVQTLWEKNVIIPNHVVEALSKKVLEIIEILNTQLESNYKKCDINQ